A part of Paenibacillus donghaensis genomic DNA contains:
- a CDS encoding DUF5050 domain-containing protein, translated as MEYTLGNSYARINNIETAMSSSGRIIEGAVMVPLRFVGEAFGAKVTWNATARSITISSTAPLLTSISPEPTGNSASNLMNNGFAVKQGKWIYGLENEHSGYPTGGNGGHLYKVNEDGGEITTLIPAQARMLNVQGDWIFYIAIDGIYKIRTDGSEVTQLTDSSSSRA; from the coding sequence ATGGAATATACGCTTGGTAACTCTTATGCGCGTATAAATAACATTGAAACGGCTATGTCTTCATCCGGTAGAATCATTGAGGGTGCCGTAATGGTCCCGCTTAGGTTTGTCGGAGAGGCTTTCGGAGCAAAGGTAACTTGGAACGCAACGGCAAGATCGATCACGATATCTTCCACCGCCCCTCTGCTTACTTCTATTTCTCCTGAGCCTACTGGGAATTCTGCTTCCAATCTGATGAATAACGGTTTTGCCGTTAAGCAGGGAAAGTGGATTTATGGACTTGAAAATGAACATTCAGGTTATCCAACCGGAGGGAATGGCGGTCATCTGTATAAAGTGAACGAGGATGGCGGAGAGATTACCACGCTGATTCCGGCTCAAGCGCGAATGTTGAATGTTCAAGGGGATTGGATTTTTTATATTGCTATTGATGGTATTTACAAAATACGCACAGATGGCAGCGAAGTGACTCAGCTTACCGACTCATCTTCCTCACGAGCATAA
- the sigK gene encoding RNA polymerase sporulation sigma factor SigK: MPGIISTVALLIKELTLLVSYVRNNAFPQPLSEQDESKYLGMMAEGDAKARNLLIEHNLRLVAHIVKKFDNTGEDMEDLISIGTIGLIKAIESYRPNKGTKLATFAARCIENEILMHLRSLKKTRKDVSLHDPIGTDKEGNEITLIDILGSEADDVIKEVDLKIEKSKIYRNLDILDDREKEVVVGRFGLDTGGEERTQREIAKELGISRSYVSRIEKRALMKLYHEFYKAKR; the protein is encoded by the coding sequence TTGCCAGGAATTATAAGCACGGTAGCGCTGCTGATCAAAGAACTGACACTGCTGGTATCCTACGTAAGGAACAACGCTTTTCCCCAGCCGCTCTCGGAGCAGGATGAAAGCAAATACTTAGGGATGATGGCCGAGGGAGATGCGAAGGCACGGAACCTGCTGATTGAGCATAACCTCAGGCTGGTGGCCCATATCGTGAAAAAATTCGATAACACCGGAGAGGATATGGAGGATTTAATCTCCATCGGCACCATAGGCCTGATCAAGGCGATTGAGAGCTATCGTCCGAATAAGGGCACGAAGCTTGCCACTTTTGCTGCCCGTTGTATCGAAAATGAAATTCTGATGCATCTTCGTTCCCTTAAAAAAACACGCAAGGATGTATCCCTGCATGATCCAATTGGGACAGACAAGGAAGGTAACGAAATTACACTTATAGATATTCTTGGCTCTGAAGCCGACGATGTCATCAAAGAAGTCGACCTCAAAATTGAGAAGAGTAAGATTTACCGCAACCTGGATATTTTGGATGATCGGGAAAAGGAAGTCGTGGTGGGTCGTTTTGGGCTGGATACCGGCGGAGAAGAGCGAACGCAACGTGAAATAGCCAAGGAATTGGGCATCAGTCGCAGTTATGTATCGAGAATTGAGAAACGGGCGCTGATGAAGCTGTATCATGAGTTTTATAAAGCAAAGCGGTAA
- the ltrA gene encoding group II intron reverse transcriptase/maturase yields MLEQLLSRENLLQALKRVEANKGSHGVDGMSVKSLREHIVHNWQSLRQAIEEGTYQPSPVRRVEIPKPNGGGVRKLGIPTVTDRMLQQAIAQVLTPLFDPQFSEHSYGFRPKRRGHDAVREARGFMKEGYRFVVDLDLEKFFDRVNHDRLMLKISEKVKDKKVLLLIRKYLQSGVMENGLVQPTLEGAPQGGPLSPLLSNIVLDELDKELEKRGHHFVRYADDCNIYVKTPRAGERVKTSVTRFIETRLKLKVNQGKSAVDRPWKRKFLGFSFSVDKEPKVRIAKQSLQKAKVRIREITSRKKPMKMEERIKELNQYLMGWCGYFSLADTPSVLQDMDKWVRRRLRMCLWKQWKNPRTKVKRLLSLGMPKNKAYEWGNTRKGYWRIAGSPILSRALNNQYWESNGLKSLLDRYNSLRNIS; encoded by the coding sequence ATGTTGGAGCAGTTACTGTCACGGGAAAATCTTCTACAAGCGTTAAAGCGTGTGGAAGCCAATAAAGGAAGCCATGGCGTAGATGGGATGTCCGTAAAATCCTTACGAGAACACATCGTACACAACTGGCAATCCTTACGGCAAGCGATAGAAGAAGGAACCTACCAACCTAGCCCCGTGCGTCGGGTCGAAATCCCGAAACCGAATGGCGGAGGTGTCAGGAAGTTAGGAATTCCTACCGTGACCGACCGAATGCTACAGCAAGCCATCGCCCAGGTGTTAACCCCATTGTTCGATCCACAGTTTTCCGAGCACAGTTATGGATTTCGCCCCAAAAGGCGGGGACATGATGCCGTAAGGGAAGCAAGAGGATTCATGAAAGAAGGATACCGATTTGTAGTCGACCTGGACTTGGAGAAATTCTTTGATCGCGTCAACCATGACCGTCTAATGCTGAAGATTTCGGAGAAAGTGAAGGACAAGAAAGTCCTTTTACTTATTCGTAAATACCTTCAATCGGGCGTGATGGAGAACGGGTTAGTTCAACCGACACTAGAAGGAGCACCGCAAGGGGGTCCTTTGAGTCCGTTATTATCTAACATTGTACTGGACGAGTTGGACAAGGAATTAGAGAAACGTGGACACCACTTCGTCCGCTATGCGGATGACTGTAATATCTACGTGAAAACGCCAAGAGCAGGCGAACGAGTCAAGACATCCGTCACCCGATTCATCGAGACAAGGCTAAAACTCAAGGTGAACCAAGGAAAGAGTGCAGTAGACCGACCCTGGAAACGGAAATTTCTTGGGTTTAGTTTTAGTGTGGACAAAGAGCCGAAGGTGAGAATAGCGAAGCAGTCCTTACAGAAAGCGAAGGTCAGAATTCGAGAGATCACGTCTCGAAAGAAACCGATGAAGATGGAAGAGCGAATCAAGGAACTAAACCAATACCTAATGGGATGGTGCGGGTACTTCTCGCTAGCGGATACACCAAGTGTTCTTCAAGACATGGATAAATGGGTACGAAGAAGGCTACGAATGTGCCTTTGGAAGCAATGGAAGAACCCGAGAACCAAAGTCAAAAGGCTACTATCCTTAGGCATGCCTAAGAATAAAGCCTATGAATGGGGAAATACCCGAAAAGGGTATTGGCGAATAGCAGGAAGTCCAATTTTGTCACGAGCATTGAATAACCAATACTGGGAATCCAATGGACTCAAGAGCTTATTGGACAGATACAACTCACTACGGAATATTTCATGA
- the ltrA gene encoding group II intron reverse transcriptase/maturase yields the protein MKEGKPFDISKQVVMTAFKRVKANKGSAGIDGLDIKDFEKDLKGNLYKIWNRMSSGSYFPPPVKLVEIPKKSGGTRGLGIPTVGDRVAQMVVKMYIEPRVEAIFHTDSYGYRPNKSAIDAIGQARKRCWRNDYVLEFDIKGLFDNIDHELLMRAVRKHISESWILMYIERWLNAPFINSEGQWIERKSGTPQGGVISPVLANLFMHYAFDLWMKRTNPNAPFERYADDAIIHCRTQAEAEEILEKLKKRLEECKLELHPTKTKIVYCKDKDRVKEFPVTDFEFLGYTFRRVFIKDRLGRLQFNFLPSVSVKSAKAFRDKIKAMRIHSYTGSKIEMIAEMLSPMVRGWLNYFTKFNPSAVKYTIDCLNRRLVKWAMCKYKRFRGHRSRAEKWLKELAKREPNMFPHWALGMKP from the coding sequence ATGAAAGAGGGCAAGCCATTTGACATTTCAAAGCAAGTTGTTATGACAGCATTTAAGAGAGTCAAAGCGAATAAGGGAAGCGCAGGGATTGACGGTCTGGACATAAAGGATTTTGAAAAAGACCTCAAAGGAAACTTGTATAAGATCTGGAACAGAATGAGTTCCGGAAGTTATTTCCCTCCACCGGTTAAATTGGTCGAGATTCCAAAGAAATCAGGTGGAACAAGAGGACTCGGCATTCCGACAGTCGGGGATAGAGTGGCCCAAATGGTAGTTAAAATGTATATAGAGCCGCGAGTAGAGGCTATATTCCATACAGACTCTTATGGATACCGTCCAAACAAGTCAGCTATCGATGCAATAGGTCAAGCGAGGAAAAGGTGCTGGAGAAATGATTATGTCTTAGAATTTGACATCAAAGGTCTATTTGACAATATCGATCATGAATTATTAATGCGTGCAGTGCGAAAGCACATAAGCGAATCATGGATACTGATGTATATCGAAAGATGGCTCAACGCACCGTTCATAAATTCAGAAGGTCAATGGATTGAACGCAAAAGCGGAACCCCTCAGGGTGGTGTCATCAGTCCTGTACTTGCGAATCTGTTTATGCATTACGCTTTTGACTTGTGGATGAAACGAACAAATCCAAATGCACCGTTTGAAAGATATGCAGATGATGCCATTATCCACTGCAGAACGCAAGCAGAAGCAGAAGAGATTCTGGAAAAACTCAAGAAACGACTAGAGGAATGCAAGCTTGAATTGCATCCAACGAAAACCAAGATTGTATACTGCAAGGATAAGGACAGAGTGAAGGAGTTTCCAGTCACCGATTTTGAGTTTTTGGGATATACCTTTCGGAGGGTGTTCATAAAAGACAGACTAGGGAGGTTGCAGTTCAACTTCCTACCATCGGTGAGTGTGAAATCAGCCAAAGCATTCAGAGACAAGATAAAAGCGATGCGAATTCATAGCTATACCGGTAGTAAAATTGAAATGATCGCTGAAATGCTATCTCCGATGGTCAGAGGTTGGCTTAACTACTTCACGAAATTCAATCCATCAGCAGTAAAGTATACCATTGACTGTCTAAATCGCAGATTGGTCAAATGGGCAATGTGTAAATACAAGAGGTTCAGGGGACATCGCAGTCGAGCGGAAAAATGGCTGAAAGAACTTGCAAAAAGAGAGCCCAATATGTTTCCACATTGGGCTCTCGGAATGAAACCATAA
- a CDS encoding transposase, with the protein MIFTDDYAHEIRVATNLKHLSAEQIADMYKARWGVEVFFRWIKQNLNVPILFGTTKNAVFNQLFAALMTYLVLKWLYVRSKSQVIACKSIPLIRFKECMQANQWQVEWLIAISKILDRYVYLSRLQIPETR; encoded by the coding sequence GTGATATTTACGGATGATTATGCTCATGAGATTCGAGTAGCTACCAATCTCAAGCATCTGTCTGCGGAACAAATCGCTGACATGTACAAGGCAAGGTGGGGCGTCGAAGTGTTCTTCCGGTGGATCAAACAAAACTTGAATGTACCGATTCTGTTTGGAACCACAAAAAATGCCGTATTCAATCAATTGTTTGCCGCTCTCATGACCTATTTGGTCTTAAAATGGCTCTACGTTCGATCTAAATCTCAGGTTATTGCGTGCAAATCCATCCCTCTTATTCGATTTAAAGAATGTATGCAAGCGAACCAATGGCAAGTGGAATGGTTGATAGCGATCTCTAAAATTTTAGATAGGTATGTCTATTTGTCGCGCCTTCAAATTCCAGAAACTAGATAA
- a CDS encoding IS4 family transposase — MKKSTTFTTLVQTLLTEDDVNEILQELQYKDTATKFTVNQLLLFFMQAALGQWDSYRSGVGQAVTSGLLPVCYSTFSSKASEVPYEPFKRLFHRLLSKCNRATKRHLGIPKNLLLVDSTTLTVGKTRLPWALFHGERAGIKLHVAFAADTEQPVQVIETLGSAHDGPVGESLANKDYILVNDRAYGKIKRFDQYVKEQQFFVTRIKENITLVQSRSLKREGTAGSNVVKDVTCYWERLHANRSFAIAS; from the coding sequence ATGAAAAAGTCTACCACGTTCACCACCTTAGTTCAAACCCTATTGACCGAAGACGATGTCAATGAAATTCTGCAAGAATTGCAATATAAGGACACGGCGACCAAGTTTACCGTAAATCAGTTGCTACTCTTCTTTATGCAAGCGGCCTTGGGTCAGTGGGATAGCTACCGTTCGGGCGTTGGACAGGCCGTAACCAGCGGCTTACTCCCTGTTTGTTACTCTACCTTTTCTTCCAAAGCCAGCGAGGTGCCCTATGAGCCGTTCAAGCGCTTGTTTCATCGGCTTCTATCGAAATGTAACCGTGCAACGAAACGTCATTTAGGGATTCCCAAGAACCTGTTGCTGGTAGATTCGACAACCCTTACGGTGGGGAAAACGAGACTTCCCTGGGCCTTATTTCATGGAGAACGTGCAGGGATTAAACTGCATGTAGCGTTTGCAGCGGACACGGAGCAGCCGGTCCAAGTCATTGAAACCCTAGGTTCTGCACACGATGGTCCCGTCGGTGAAAGCCTTGCGAACAAAGACTACATTCTGGTCAATGACCGTGCGTACGGAAAAATCAAGCGCTTCGATCAGTATGTGAAAGAACAACAGTTTTTCGTGACTCGGATCAAAGAGAATATCACGTTGGTTCAATCCCGTTCCTTAAAGCGAGAAGGGACAGCGGGCTCTAATGTCGTCAAGGACGTCACTTGTTATTGGGAACGCCTCCATGCCAATCGAAGCTTCGCCATCGCGTCGTGA
- a CDS encoding pyruvate kinase, protein MILPKERPFLFLILGNQQACHNTLVDNLISSSAHMVRCNVSKASYYEHVEAVNYVRNEFKKHTNKDLLLMLDIAWPKDKKRIWIENEQQISCGETVFICMSEDKIFNNTKIIVDFDCSLFNVGEEIYLGNAEIILTVTQIGDDYLQCVAKNDGLLKSGLGIASKQGFIKPSAIDIKDKCVKLIDVLRPECIVLSYIETSNDVIEFKELLQYENYNPIIMSKIECYSAIKNIDAIIDVSDEIMIARGCLAINVGLENLLFSQDLTLNKCIEKRKKCC, encoded by the coding sequence TTGATTTTACCGAAAGAGCGACCTTTTTTATTCCTTATTTTGGGTAATCAACAGGCGTGTCATAATACATTAGTGGATAACTTGATAAGTTCATCTGCTCATATGGTTCGTTGTAATGTATCAAAAGCTTCATATTATGAACACGTTGAAGCTGTTAATTATGTGAGGAATGAATTTAAAAAACATACAAATAAAGACTTACTGTTAATGTTAGATATAGCATGGCCAAAAGACAAAAAAAGAATATGGATTGAAAATGAACAACAGATTTCTTGTGGAGAAACAGTTTTTATATGTATGAGTGAAGATAAAATTTTCAATAACACAAAAATTATCGTTGATTTTGATTGTTCATTATTTAATGTTGGTGAAGAAATATATCTGGGTAATGCAGAAATAATTTTAACTGTTACTCAAATTGGTGATGATTATCTACAATGCGTTGCGAAAAATGATGGATTATTAAAGTCTGGTCTAGGTATAGCTTCAAAACAGGGCTTTATTAAACCTTCAGCTATTGATATTAAAGATAAGTGTGTAAAATTAATCGATGTACTTAGACCTGAATGTATAGTTTTATCTTACATAGAAACAAGTAATGATGTCATTGAATTTAAAGAGTTGTTACAATATGAAAATTATAATCCGATTATTATGTCGAAAATAGAGTGTTACTCGGCGATTAAAAATATAGATGCTATAATCGATGTTAGCGATGAAATTATGATAGCGAGAGGTTGTCTTGCTATTAATGTTGGCCTTGAGAATCTATTGTTCTCACAGGATTTAACGCTAAATAAATGTATTGAGAAAAGGAAAAAATGTTGTTGA
- a CDS encoding YdcF family protein, whose translation MNLFRKLISFIIENKNKKGLFMTSRIIKDITDFIFVEDEPQISDVILIPGSSKWEISKKAADLFNQGYARYILPAGKYTSKLGRFPNERITNELYTGEFKTDFEFCSSVLKKNGVPKDAILCENQSTNTSENAQYSRDILSNNNILVKKAILCCQAFHARRALMTYIHWFPDTIIYVVPSETQGISSENWHKSHTGVNRVLGELEKCGKYFSDFLVSNLE comes from the coding sequence TTGAATTTATTCAGAAAGTTGATCAGCTTTATAATCGAAAATAAGAATAAGAAAGGATTATTTATGACATCTAGAATAATAAAGGACATTACAGATTTTATTTTTGTTGAAGATGAACCTCAAATTAGCGACGTTATTTTAATACCAGGTTCATCGAAATGGGAAATATCAAAAAAAGCAGCTGATTTATTTAATCAAGGCTATGCAAGATATATACTCCCTGCTGGAAAATACACCTCTAAGTTAGGTCGTTTTCCAAATGAGAGAATAACAAATGAACTTTATACAGGAGAGTTCAAAACGGATTTTGAATTTTGTTCTAGTGTATTAAAAAAGAACGGAGTTCCAAAAGATGCGATTCTATGTGAGAATCAATCGACTAACACATCGGAAAATGCCCAGTACTCTAGGGATATATTGAGCAATAATAATATTTTGGTTAAAAAGGCAATTCTATGTTGTCAAGCATTCCATGCCCGTAGGGCACTTATGACCTATATTCATTGGTTTCCAGATACGATTATCTATGTAGTTCCGAGTGAGACTCAAGGAATTTCAAGTGAAAATTGGCATAAAAGCCATACAGGAGTAAATAGGGTACTGGGTGAGTTGGAGAAATGCGGAAAGTACTTTTCAGATTTTTTAGTTTCTAATTTAGAATAA
- a CDS encoding AMP-binding protein — protein MDGDGRKCKPLIIGEVLVQGSNIMKGYYKNNKGLINGWLHTDDLGYVDHEGYLYIVGRKDNMINMNGRNIYPEEIESVLLSFDGIKEAALMIEALPK, from the coding sequence ATGGATGGTGATGGCAGAAAATGCAAACCATTAATAATTGGTGAAGTACTTGTTCAGGGCTCAAATATTATGAAAGGGTATTATAAAAATAACAAAGGATTAATAAATGGTTGGCTGCATACTGATGATTTAGGCTATGTTGATCATGAAGGTTATCTATATATTGTTGGTAGAAAAGATAATATGATTAACATGAATGGTAGGAATATATACCCTGAAGAAATTGAAAGCGTATTATTATCATTTGATGGGATAAAAGAAGCAGCGCTCATGATTGAAGCCTTACCAAAATAA
- a CDS encoding MerR family transcriptional regulator codes for MKTYSITEVAEFFNMTPHTLRYYDKEGLMPFIERTSSGKRVFKETDLEALKVIECLKSSGMPIKEIKYFIEWCSEGDSTLQQRYDMFLERKASVEAQMEELKKTMEVIEHKCLYYKTALDSGTEDVHKTNKLKSLSAH; via the coding sequence ATGAAGACATACTCTATAACTGAGGTTGCAGAATTCTTTAACATGACACCACATACCCTGCGTTACTATGACAAGGAAGGTCTTATGCCTTTTATCGAAAGGACCTCCAGCGGGAAACGCGTGTTCAAGGAAACGGATTTGGAAGCTTTAAAAGTAATTGAATGCCTCAAATCATCAGGGATGCCTATTAAGGAAATCAAATATTTTATTGAGTGGTGCTCTGAAGGAGATTCCACCTTGCAGCAAAGATACGACATGTTCCTGGAGCGGAAAGCCTCCGTAGAAGCACAGATGGAAGAGCTAAAAAAAACGATGGAAGTCATAGAACACAAATGTTTATATTACAAAACCGCCTTGGATAGCGGTACAGAGGATGTTCATAAAACCAATAAGCTAAAAAGTTTATCCGCTCATTAG
- a CDS encoding NAD(P)-dependent alcohol dehydrogenase, giving the protein MIKVNARATFSQEGPFKLTTIERRNLQPHDVLIEIKYAGICHSDIHTARGEWGPVNYPLVPGHEIAGIVSQVGSEVSKYSVGDRVGVGCLVDSCGECSNCHKGEEQYCLNGSTGTYGAIDRHGHYTQGGYSTHIVVTEDFVVRIPDAIALDAAAPLLCAGITTYSPLRHWGAAPGKKVAVVGLGGLGHMAVKIAHAMGSEVTVLSQSLKKKEDGLQLGADHYYATSDQETFKQLAGSFDLIINTVSAQINIDAYLSLLALDGTLVNVGAPADPLAVNVFSLIGHRRSFAGSMIGGIRETQEMLDFCAEHNIASEIEVISADQIDEAWERVLASDVRYRFVIDISTMGNE; this is encoded by the coding sequence ATGATAAAAGTTAATGCACGCGCTACATTCAGTCAGGAAGGTCCGTTCAAGCTAACCACCATTGAGCGCCGAAATCTTCAGCCGCACGATGTTCTTATTGAGATTAAATACGCCGGGATCTGTCACTCGGATATTCATACAGCCCGCGGGGAGTGGGGGCCGGTCAACTATCCACTCGTTCCAGGACATGAGATCGCCGGAATTGTTAGCCAGGTCGGTTCCGAAGTCTCAAAATATTCAGTTGGTGACCGGGTAGGGGTAGGCTGTTTGGTTGACTCCTGTGGAGAGTGCAGTAATTGCCATAAAGGCGAGGAGCAGTATTGCCTGAATGGAAGTACAGGTACCTATGGAGCTATCGACCGGCATGGGCATTATACCCAGGGCGGGTATTCCACCCATATTGTTGTGACAGAAGACTTCGTGGTCCGGATTCCTGACGCCATTGCGCTTGACGCTGCTGCCCCGCTTCTGTGTGCCGGAATCACAACCTATTCTCCGCTACGCCATTGGGGAGCTGCTCCAGGCAAAAAAGTAGCTGTAGTGGGTCTTGGCGGACTTGGACACATGGCTGTGAAGATCGCTCATGCCATGGGTTCTGAGGTTACTGTTCTGTCACAGTCACTGAAGAAGAAGGAAGATGGTCTGCAATTAGGTGCAGACCATTATTATGCGACAAGCGATCAGGAGACATTCAAGCAGCTTGCCGGTTCGTTCGACCTAATCATAAATACTGTAAGTGCGCAGATTAATATCGATGCCTATCTTTCGCTCTTAGCTCTGGATGGTACATTAGTCAACGTTGGTGCGCCCGCTGATCCACTAGCAGTTAACGTATTCTCGCTGATCGGTCACCGCCGTTCGTTTGCCGGATCGATGATTGGCGGAATCCGTGAAACGCAGGAGATGCTTGATTTCTGCGCTGAACACAATATTGCATCTGAAATTGAGGTTATCTCTGCCGACCAGATTGATGAAGCCTGGGAGCGTGTACTCGCTTCCGATGTCCGGTACCGGTTTGTCATTGATATCAGCACGATGGGGAATGAATAA
- a CDS encoding zeta toxin family protein: MNETKATMFVFAGNNGSGKSTIRNLIVDRLGVSVNIDPDALARKINNGHPEKSKVSAGKEAIRIARECIRKKWDFTVETTLAGGNVIRQMRDAKEQGFEIIVFYVGLGDVRLNIERVALRVKNGGHHIETEDIVRRNVTSMNNLVSHLDLIDQLIVVDNSKADGEFILEADKSGIKYYLNELPEWVKIIGKQLQNNYKTQK, translated from the coding sequence ATGAATGAGACAAAGGCAACGATGTTTGTGTTTGCAGGTAATAATGGAAGTGGTAAGAGCACAATCCGCAACTTGATTGTTGACCGGCTTGGAGTAAGTGTAAATATTGATCCGGATGCACTAGCCCGTAAAATTAATAATGGACATCCTGAAAAGAGTAAAGTATCTGCTGGGAAAGAAGCTATAAGAATAGCTAGGGAGTGTATCCGAAAAAAGTGGGATTTCACTGTGGAAACCACCTTAGCGGGTGGTAACGTTATAAGGCAGATGAGGGATGCAAAGGAACAAGGCTTTGAAATTATTGTGTTTTATGTGGGACTAGGGGATGTTCGGCTAAATATTGAACGTGTCGCTCTACGTGTGAAAAACGGTGGCCATCATATTGAAACCGAGGATATTGTCAGACGCAATGTAACAAGTATGAATAATCTGGTATCTCACTTAGACCTGATTGATCAATTAATTGTTGTTGATAATAGTAAAGCTGATGGGGAGTTTATTCTTGAAGCAGATAAAAGCGGGATAAAATATTATTTAAATGAATTACCTGAATGGGTCAAAATAATCGGTAAACAATTACAGAATAACTATAAAACGCAAAAGTAA
- the sigK gene encoding RNA polymerase sporulation sigma factor SigK: MRIDIDRSWFIFLTSYRVHNLKKFDNTGEDMEDLISIGTIGLIKAIESYRPNKGTKLATFAARCIENEILMHLRSLKKTRKDVSLHDPIGTDKEGNEITLIDILGSEADDVIKEVDLKIEKSKIYRNLDILDDREKEVVVGRFGLDTGGEERTQREIAKEHGISRSYVSRIGKRALMKLYHEFYKVKR, translated from the coding sequence ATTCGAATCGATATCGATCGTAGTTGGTTTATTTTTTTGACATCATATCGTGTCCATAACCTCAAGAAATTTGATAACACCGGCGAAGACATGGAGGATCTGATCTCCATCGGCACCATAGGGCTGATCAAGGCGATTGAGAGCTACCGCCCCAACAAAGGGACGAAGCTGGCCACGTTCGCCGCCCGTTGTATAGAAAACGAGATCCTGATGCACCTTCGGTCTCTGAAGAAGACCCGTAAGGACGTGTCTCTTCACGATCCTATAGGTACAGATAAAGAAGGGAACGAAATCACACTTATCGATATCTTAGGCTCAGAAGCTGACGACGTTATCAAGGAAGTCGATCTGAAGATCGAGAAGAGCAAAATCTACCGCAACCTCGATATCCTGGATGACCGGGAGAAGGAAGTGGTGGTCGGGCGTTTCGGCCTGGACACCGGCGGGGAAGAGCGAACGCAACGGGAGATTGCCAAGGAGCATGGCATCAGCCGGAGTTATGTGTCACGGATCGGGAAGCGGGCGCTGATGAAGCTGTATCATGAGTTTTATAAGGTGAAGCGCTAG
- a CDS encoding helix-turn-helix domain-containing protein: protein MDTKVMEKLQRIAPEAKFKGSATVTLTASELEDLIKHVNVPRVAVLRVRRAGALSKLRNIKLQDDCYSVAEVAERFKVTKQAVYKWIQEEKVIFNQPSPGGRGYRIPKGQFQEKISSRNEFLERRKQLFGEDAEISLKHPQIVYRDNDGEFNE, encoded by the coding sequence TTGGACACTAAGGTTATGGAAAAGCTGCAACGGATTGCACCCGAAGCCAAATTCAAGGGAAGTGCTACAGTAACATTAACTGCATCTGAGTTGGAAGATTTGATAAAGCATGTAAATGTTCCTAGGGTTGCGGTCTTACGCGTGCGGCGTGCAGGTGCACTTTCCAAATTACGGAATATAAAGCTTCAGGACGATTGTTATTCTGTAGCAGAAGTTGCAGAACGTTTCAAAGTTACGAAACAGGCGGTTTATAAATGGATTCAGGAAGAGAAGGTCATCTTCAATCAACCATCTCCAGGTGGTCGGGGTTATCGAATTCCTAAGGGGCAATTTCAAGAAAAAATCTCATCGCGCAATGAGTTTCTTGAACGGCGGAAGCAATTATTTGGTGAGGATGCAGAAATATCATTAAAGCACCCACAAATTGTATATCGTGATAATGATGGGGAATTCAATGAGTAA